A stretch of Candidatus Methanomethylophilaceae archaeon DNA encodes these proteins:
- a CDS encoding ABC transporter ATP-binding protein — MDVIAVKDLRKSYGGNPAVDGISFSVPEGSFFALLGPNGAGKSTTISILCSIIPCDSGSAEIFGRDAMDPSARRDIGVVFQDPMMDKQLTVRENIALRGGMYGLSGGALDEAVGKAMRSAGIEDLAGRKYGTLSGGQRRRADIARSLVHGPRLLVLDEPTSGLDPSSRRHIWDTVSRLNREEGLTVLLTTHYLEEAAGADDVVIMDHGRIAAHGTPAEIRERHSQDRMEIMASDPGAVRSHLDSIGADYSESNSSFEVFLARTLDAIPILEALQGQISAFEVRMGTLDDAFLRITGGDAE, encoded by the coding sequence ATGGACGTCATCGCCGTCAAAGATCTCAGAAAGTCCTACGGAGGGAATCCAGCCGTGGACGGGATATCGTTCTCGGTTCCGGAAGGCTCTTTCTTCGCCCTTTTGGGGCCCAACGGAGCCGGGAAATCGACCACGATATCCATTCTGTGCTCGATAATCCCGTGCGATTCCGGTTCGGCGGAGATATTCGGCAGGGATGCCATGGACCCATCCGCGAGGCGCGATATAGGCGTGGTCTTCCAGGATCCGATGATGGACAAACAGCTCACCGTCAGGGAGAACATCGCCCTCCGCGGAGGCATGTACGGGCTATCGGGCGGCGCTCTCGATGAGGCGGTCGGCAAGGCTATGAGATCCGCGGGGATAGAGGATCTGGCCGGAAGGAAATATGGTACGCTGTCGGGCGGACAGAGGCGCAGGGCGGACATAGCCAGGTCTTTGGTGCATGGGCCTCGCCTTCTCGTTCTGGATGAGCCCACATCAGGTTTAGATCCAAGCTCCCGCAGGCACATCTGGGATACGGTTTCGCGTCTGAACAGGGAAGAAGGGCTCACAGTGCTTCTTACCACGCATTATCTCGAGGAAGCTGCCGGGGCGGACGATGTGGTCATCATGGATCATGGGCGCATAGCCGCTCACGGGACGCCGGCGGAGATCAGGGAGAGGCATTCACAGGACAGGATGGAGATAATGGCATCCGATCCCGGCGCTGTCCGCTCCCATCTAGATTCCATAGGCGCGGATTATTCCGAGTCAAACTCCTCCTTCGAAGTATTTCTCGCGCGCACGCTGGATGCGATCCCGATCTTGGAGGCTCTGCAAGGCCAGATATCTGCCTTCGAGGTCCGCATGGGGACTCTGGACGACGCTTTCCTCAGGATAACGGGAGGGGATGCGGAATGA
- a CDS encoding PAS domain-containing protein — MAMEDGNQDIYTEKLMNMILDLVDDIIIIHDSEHTIVWMNRAAEKAFGCPIDSVIGTKCHSLFGNSMACSDCTVRLNVGGPSNAIRRRIIPKTGVMCDCSAIPYYERGQLKFVVQHLVPVAGGNDSE; from the coding sequence ATGGCCATGGAAGATGGAAATCAGGACATCTACACAGAGAAGCTCATGAACATGATCCTCGACCTTGTGGATGATATAATCATAATCCATGATTCCGAGCACACCATAGTGTGGATGAACCGCGCGGCGGAGAAGGCCTTCGGATGCCCCATAGACAGCGTCATAGGCACGAAATGCCACAGCCTGTTCGGAAACTCGATGGCATGCAGCGACTGCACGGTGAGACTCAACGTGGGCGGACCATCCAATGCCATCAGACGCAGGATCATCCCGAAGACCGGCGTCATGTGCGATTGCAGCGCCATCCCGTACTACGAGAGAGGCCAGCTGAAATTCGTCGTGCAGCATCTCGTCCCTGTCGCGGGTGGGAACGACTCCGAGTGA
- a CDS encoding pyridoxamine 5'-phosphate oxidase family protein has translation MVDMPEPVFRMVVHPDTNKVLTTVSPEGEAHSIVCGSLTATANDTIAVAEVYMYRTTDNLENNPRAEILVWKGREAYSLKVEAVERIEEGPVVDKMSRDLEKMHMKVVAVWLFKVIGIWDEGIGNLTGSQVI, from the coding sequence ATGGTAGATATGCCCGAACCGGTATTCAGGATGGTCGTCCATCCCGACACCAACAAGGTGCTCACGACTGTCTCGCCCGAAGGGGAAGCCCATTCCATCGTCTGCGGAAGCCTTACTGCTACCGCCAACGATACCATCGCCGTTGCGGAGGTGTACATGTACCGCACCACAGACAACCTGGAGAATAACCCCCGCGCCGAGATACTCGTATGGAAAGGCAGGGAAGCCTACTCTCTGAAAGTCGAAGCCGTGGAGCGCATCGAAGAGGGTCCTGTCGTCGACAAGATGTCCCGCGACCTGGAAAAGATGCACATGAAAGTCGTCGCGGTATGGCTTTTCAAAGTCATCGGCATATGGGACGAAGGCATAGGCAACCTCACCGGATCGCAGGTAATCTGA